Genomic DNA from Asterias amurensis chromosome 2, ASM3211899v1:
GGGGTAAAATATACCAATCCAACACCACTGGATAACAATCCTAGTACGACTACGAGAGAATAGATGCCGCCGACAGCAAAAGCACAATAAAGCAGCTGATAAAATACGCCGTAAAAATCTTGAAGACTATCCAAAGCTCATTAACAACCACATGAATCAACCTGATGTTTATGTTGACGTAGATGAAATCTTACTTCAGCCATTTTTACGTTGCGAGTTTGgcatgaacacaaacaattaaatttccCACACAAACAACTACGttgaaaggtcgtctgcgaatAAAGGTCACAGCTATAGTTCATGCAGTTCGCGCCGTGACACGACGAACATATACAACGCATCAAACACCTGCGCgacctacatgtaggaataCAGTGTGTTGAAACGGATCCATTATTTTCCAGGGCGGGCATAGTCGATTGATTATGCCCCGGGCATAGtcaatatgacgtcatcttgaaagaaaaagcgggcatagctatttccatgactccctttttaaccaatcagattagaggattctatatGTGAGGTATATAATtaattttataacaccccttgcaagtattctgcctgctcattggtttagagcgcgtcacatgacatgtcttagttttgctagacgacggccgtgtgatagtgcgtcggtttgccatgcgctagtccgaagactagcacacggcgccgtgcgctagtccgacagactagcacacggcgtgcagtacccagacgtccgttgcgtgtacgaggatgataaattaatagtctgtaaccatttcggattgcacgacactacatgcaacacagtaagtaaaagtgtttgcaatctgtattcgcgtcgtccgtggattgtatcattcaggtctgtaacttaataataatagtacagtatttagaaatgtttggggtgttataaaacaaatattgactgcttttactcgtgcaatggttaaaaactatgactccctcggtgatccccggagctgtctattttccctcggcttcgcctcgggaaaatagaacgctccggggatcacctcgggagtcatagttttatccatagcactcgaagcagtcaatatttgtatactatggtTGTAATGGCATCAAACACACGCGCGGACTGTATTCGACTATCCACCCGTGTGTGTACATGTTAATGGAATGAATTAGGCTGGAACCCAAACAACCCTTTAGGCTCTTGAAAAATGTCTCGCCTCAAACAAATATGCAAACTATGCGTCAAAGTATGCAACAAGGTATGCGATAAAATGttcgacatcgcaaatatctgcaaatatatttgcaaagatatttgcgacatcgcaaatatttgcaaagatatttgcaaagatatttgcaaagatatttgcgacatcgcaaatatttgcaaagatatttgcaaagatgtttgcgacatcgcaaatatttgcgaagatatttgcaaagatatttgcgacatcgcaaatatttgaaaagatatttgcaaagatatttgcgaaatcgcaaatatttgcaaagatattggcgatgtgcgatgtcccttcagggccaccatagctAAAAAATCATGCACGCTcaatggtttaataatgcgcagtcccatcatgcatcacactcacactgcaccatattatTTAAAACCAACATTTAGGAGGAAACCCAATGAAACAATGAAGATCAAGACCACCTTCTGTTTTACGTTGATTTACGGACTTTTGGTGTTTGGAGTGGTGTATTTTGTTATGCGTAGAGATGACAATTTACTCCTGGCACAACGACACAAAACATTGTCTGGTGTAATAACCGTGAGTGGAAGTAGGCCTACTACTGCACGCAAGAACATCACAATGCCGAgaccaaccaacaaacaaaataaaaccatcGATTTAACCACAGTGGAACCAGTCGTCAATCCTCATCGTTTCGAGTTTACAATACACAACCAAGCTGCCTGCTTCAACAGGAACAACTCAGACGGAGAACTCTTCTTGGTTTTGCTCGTCAAATGTGCAACTTTCGAGAAGTTGGACCGAGAGCAAATCCGGAAAACTTGGGGAGGTGTCAAAGAAGTGCTCGGTAGACGAGTCCTGACGATGTTTCTTCTAGGGGAGTCATCGGACCCCATCATTCGGAAACAAATTCAAGAGGAAAACCGTGAATTCCATGATCTTATCCAAGAAGACTTCATCGATGCGTACACAAATCTGACTTACAAAAACATGATGGGACTGAAGTGGGTCTCGATGTACTGCCCTCAAACCAGCTTTGTATTCAGTGTAGATGCTGACATGATGATTAACATTGTTACACTGGTGAAACGTCTGTCCAAAATGCCTAAGACTAACTTTGCAGAAGGACATCTTAGGACAGATGTCATCGTAGAGAGAGGGAAAAACTCCAAGTGGGCGAAGTGGTACATCCCAAAGGAGGTTTACGCCCCTGAGAGGTATCCACCTTTTCTTAATGGCGCTTGCTACGCAATGTCTCGAGATGTAGCTGTGCGTGTCTTTGACAAGTCCAAGTATGTACCGTTCCTTCGTCTCGATGATGCATTTGTAGGAATAACTATGAACAAAACCGGCATCATTCCGCGATTTTCTCCGATGTACGAGCAATATTCGGAGAAGTACGCTGAGACGATGAAAAAGGGTATTGGAGTTGGAATACTTCACAACAGACATCGTCTCAATGATACAATGTTGAGCCTTTGGCATAAACTAGTTGGATCGCAAATTTAGGACATGTCATATATGACGGCCTTGTGACCAATATTTACGACTTGGAGTCCTGTGATTAAGTCGTGAACTTTGTCAGTGTCGTCAGTTTTTATGACTTGAGGTCAAAGTGAGTGTCGTCAATATTCAGGACTTGAGGCACAAGTCATGAAATTGGTCGTAATAATGGCGTCAATATTCACGAGTTAAGGCTCAAGTCCTGCTTGTCGTAAATACTGGAGTCAATGTTTATGACTAAAGACACGGAACCCT
This window encodes:
- the LOC139954587 gene encoding beta-1,3-galactosyltransferase 5-like; the protein is MKIKTTFCFTLIYGLLVFGVVYFVMRRDDNLLLAQRHKTLSGVITVSGSRPTTARKNITMPRPTNKQNKTIDLTTVEPVVNPHRFEFTIHNQAACFNRNNSDGELFLVLLVKCATFEKLDREQIRKTWGGVKEVLGRRVLTMFLLGESSDPIIRKQIQEENREFHDLIQEDFIDAYTNLTYKNMMGLKWVSMYCPQTSFVFSVDADMMINIVTLVKRLSKMPKTNFAEGHLRTDVIVERGKNSKWAKWYIPKEVYAPERYPPFLNGACYAMSRDVAVRVFDKSKYVPFLRLDDAFVGITMNKTGIIPRFSPMYEQYSEKYAETMKKGIGVGILHNRHRLNDTMLSLWHKLVGSQI